In a single window of the Mycobacterium sp. 050128 genome:
- the nuoK gene encoding NADH-quinone oxidoreductase subunit NuoK, translated as MSPANYVYLSALLFTIGASGVLLRRNAIVMFMCVELMLNAANLALVAFSRMDGNLDGQMVAFFTMVVAASEVVIGLAIIITIFRGRHSVSVDDASLLKN; from the coding sequence ATGAGCCCGGCGAACTACGTCTACTTGTCCGCGTTGCTATTTACGATCGGCGCATCCGGAGTGTTGTTGCGCCGCAACGCCATCGTGATGTTCATGTGTGTCGAGCTGATGCTCAATGCAGCCAACTTGGCGTTAGTCGCATTTTCCCGAATGGATGGAAATCTGGACGGTCAGATGGTGGCCTTTTTCACCATGGTGGTAGCCGCAAGCGAAGTGGTGATCGGCCTGGCGATCATCATCACCATCTTCCGAGGCCGTCACTCTGTGTCCGTCGACGACGCGAGCCTGCTGAAGAACTAA
- a CDS encoding NADH-quinone oxidoreductase subunit J, translated as MTIVLATEGITRTSTGEAVLFWVLGTIAVAAALGVVMAARAVYSAMFLATTMVIVAVFYTTQDAVFLGVVQIVVYTGAVMMLFLFVLMLIGVDSAESLKETLRGQRLAAVAIGVGFGVILICGLGNLAGTRFAGLAQANAGGNVQGLAALIFTRYLWAFELTSALLITAAAGAMVLAHRERFERRKTQRELSRERFRPGGHPTTLPGPGVYARHNAVDTAALLPDGSPAPQSVSATLRPRHVGVHPTLTAAQTRQRPVSPPLTVDWVDAWATGSGEDSQP; from the coding sequence ATGACCATTGTGCTTGCGACCGAAGGTATTACGAGAACATCGACCGGCGAAGCAGTGCTGTTCTGGGTCCTCGGCACGATTGCCGTGGCCGCCGCGCTGGGCGTGGTGATGGCCGCCAGGGCGGTGTACTCGGCGATGTTCCTGGCCACGACTATGGTCATCGTCGCTGTTTTCTACACCACTCAAGATGCTGTGTTCCTCGGTGTCGTGCAGATCGTGGTCTACACCGGTGCGGTGATGATGCTGTTCCTATTCGTGTTGATGCTTATCGGCGTCGACTCTGCAGAATCTCTGAAAGAGACCCTACGCGGGCAGCGCCTCGCGGCCGTCGCCATCGGCGTCGGCTTCGGAGTCATCCTCATCTGCGGGCTCGGCAACCTCGCAGGGACCCGGTTCGCCGGCTTGGCGCAGGCCAACGCGGGCGGCAACGTACAAGGTCTGGCCGCATTGATATTCACCCGCTACCTGTGGGCGTTCGAGCTGACAAGCGCGCTGCTCATCACGGCAGCAGCCGGCGCGATGGTGCTCGCCCACCGCGAACGATTCGAGCGCCGTAAGACCCAACGGGAGCTCTCCCGAGAACGGTTCCGGCCCGGTGGACACCCGACCACCTTGCCCGGCCCCGGCGTCTACGCCCGTCACAACGCCGTTGACACCGCTGCTTTGCTCCCAGACGGCTCTCCGGCCCCGCAATCGGTCTCCGCGACCTTGCGGCCGCGTCACGTCGGCGTTCACCCAACACTCACTGCCGCACAGACGCGTCAGCGACCGGTCAGCCCGCCGCTGACCGTCGACTGGGTCGACGCATGGGCGACCGGCTCCGGAGAGGACTCCCAGCCATGA
- the nuoI gene encoding NADH-quinone oxidoreductase subunit NuoI: MPRWFDGIAGFAVTFGAMFKRPITEQYPEEPGPVASRYHGRHQLNRYPDGLEKCIGCELCAWACPADAIYVEAADNTATERYSPGERYGRVYQINYLRCIGCGLCIEACPTRALTMTNEYEMADDNRAGLIWDRDKLLVPLQPAMRPPPHPMAPNTTEKDYYRGTIASEMEATQ; the protein is encoded by the coding sequence ATGCCTAGATGGTTCGATGGGATCGCCGGATTTGCAGTCACTTTCGGTGCCATGTTCAAGAGGCCGATCACCGAACAGTATCCCGAAGAGCCCGGTCCGGTCGCCTCGCGCTACCACGGACGACACCAGCTCAATCGCTATCCCGACGGGCTCGAGAAGTGCATCGGCTGTGAGCTGTGTGCGTGGGCCTGCCCGGCCGACGCAATATACGTCGAAGCTGCCGACAACACTGCGACCGAACGCTATTCCCCCGGTGAGCGTTACGGTCGGGTGTACCAGATCAATTACCTGCGCTGCATCGGATGTGGCCTGTGCATTGAAGCCTGCCCGACGCGGGCCCTGACAATGACCAACGAGTACGAGATGGCCGATGACAACCGCGCCGGTCTCATCTGGGACCGGGACAAGCTGTTGGTCCCGCTGCAACCCGCAATGCGGCCGCCGCCACACCCGATGGCGCCGAACACAACCGAAAAAGACTACTACCGCGGAACGATTGCAAGCGAGATGGAGGCAACTCAATGA
- the nuoH gene encoding NADH-quinone oxidoreductase subunit NuoH — MNATWLVVTVKAIAIFGFLLATVLLAILAERRILARMQLRCGPNRAGPAGLLQSLVDGTKLALKEGIMPTSADRGLYLLAPVISVVPAITAFAVIPFGPEVSISGYPTRLQLTDLPVGVLYVLAVASIGAYGLVLGGWASGSTYPLLGGLRSTAQVISYEIAMALSFTAVFLFAGTMSTSGIVAAQHRIWYVFLLLPSFLIYLTAMVGETNRAPFDLPEAEGELVGGFHTEYSSLTFAMFMLAEYVNMTTASALAATTFLGGWHAPWPISMWDGANTGWWPVIWLIGKIWGFLFLFIWLRATLPRMRYDQFMALGWKALIPISLVWLMIVAAARSLGAKSHTAEWPVGIGELCLIIGVLLAAKTSGAKARRPGTGVKRRASSVDEIAHASRDFPPPTSPGRTALDPVIIIRQEETDA, encoded by the coding sequence ATGAACGCAACATGGTTGGTTGTCACCGTAAAGGCGATCGCGATATTCGGATTCTTGCTCGCGACCGTCTTGCTGGCAATTCTCGCTGAACGACGGATACTCGCCCGGATGCAATTGCGGTGCGGTCCGAACCGGGCGGGACCCGCCGGGCTCCTCCAAAGCCTAGTCGACGGCACAAAACTGGCACTCAAAGAAGGCATCATGCCCACGAGCGCAGACCGGGGACTGTACTTGCTCGCGCCGGTCATCTCCGTGGTTCCGGCCATCACGGCGTTCGCGGTCATCCCCTTCGGCCCGGAGGTTTCCATCTCCGGCTACCCCACACGGCTGCAACTAACCGACCTCCCGGTAGGCGTTCTTTACGTTCTCGCAGTCGCATCCATCGGCGCCTACGGATTGGTCCTAGGCGGTTGGGCGTCTGGCTCCACGTATCCGTTGCTCGGCGGCTTACGTTCGACCGCACAAGTGATCTCCTACGAGATCGCGATGGCGTTGTCGTTCACGGCGGTATTCCTGTTCGCCGGAACAATGTCGACCTCGGGCATCGTCGCCGCCCAACATCGCATTTGGTACGTGTTCCTGCTACTCCCATCGTTCCTGATCTACCTGACCGCCATGGTGGGCGAGACGAACAGGGCGCCGTTCGACCTGCCCGAGGCCGAAGGCGAACTGGTGGGCGGGTTTCACACCGAATATTCGTCGTTGACATTCGCAATGTTCATGCTCGCTGAATACGTAAATATGACAACGGCTTCGGCGCTTGCGGCTACGACGTTCTTGGGCGGCTGGCACGCGCCGTGGCCAATCAGCATGTGGGACGGCGCCAATACCGGCTGGTGGCCGGTGATTTGGCTCATTGGAAAGATATGGGGCTTCCTTTTCTTGTTCATCTGGCTTCGCGCGACCCTGCCGCGGATGCGTTACGACCAGTTCATGGCACTGGGCTGGAAGGCACTGATCCCAATCTCGCTTGTCTGGCTCATGATTGTCGCGGCGGCACGCAGTCTTGGGGCCAAGTCGCACACGGCGGAGTGGCCCGTCGGCATTGGTGAACTCTGCCTGATCATCGGTGTCCTACTCGCCGCGAAAACCTCCGGTGCCAAGGCGAGGCGACCGGGCACCGGGGTCAAACGACGCGCGTCTTCGGTCGACGAGATTGCCCATGCCAGCCGTGACTTTCCGCCCCCGACGTCGCCGGGCCGGACCGCACTCGATCCCGTGATCATCATCCGTCAGGAGGAAACCGATGCCTAG
- a CDS encoding NADH-quinone oxidoreductase subunit G gives MRPARLDAADPRTGGPALITLTIDGTKITVPKGTLVIRAAEQAGIQIPRFCDHPLLQPVGACRQCLVEIEGQRKPMASCTTAAADDMVVHTQHTSAAAASAQEGVMELLLINHPLDCPVCDKGGECPLQNQAMSNGQAESRFLGTKRTFAKPVPISSQVLLDRERCVLCARCTRFSDQIAGDPFIELLERGANQQVGIYSEEPFTSYFSGNTVQICPVGALTGTSYRFRARPFDLISSRTVCEHCASGCDQRTDHRRGKVLRRLAGDDPEVNEEWNCDKGRWAFSYVNQPDRITTPLIRGSDGVLQPASWSQAFSVAAAGLRDGHSRTGVLLGGRLTYEDAYAYAKFTRLALDSNDIDFRARPHSAEEADFLAARIAGRSMTVTYNDLEAAPVVVLVGFEPEEESPIVFLRLRKAARTRGLPVFSIGPFTTRGLTKMAGTLVRAAPGDEPFRLDELHRGHVSTLLRQPGAVIMVGERLASVAGGLSAAARLADATGARLAWVPRRAGERGAIEAGALPNILPGGRPTSRPGRDTSAILADAFGGALHALVVGGVEITDLPDPVTAQHALSRVQFLVSLELRRSDVTEHADVVFPVAPVTEKSGTFINWEGRERIFEAALTGSDALTDLQILNTIATEMGCGLGLPDAAAARDELRSLGPWTGQRRNESPTPPAEPPTLVRGQAILAGWRMLLDNGRLQDGEPHLAGTARPAVVRLSATTAAEIGVAEGDPVTVRTDLGAITLPLNISDLPYRVVWLPINSGPCSVHDSLGVCSGAVVAIRASR, from the coding sequence ATTCGACCCGCACGACTCGATGCTGCAGACCCCCGAACTGGCGGTCCGGCCTTGATAACTCTGACCATCGACGGCACCAAGATCACAGTGCCCAAGGGAACCCTGGTCATCCGGGCCGCCGAGCAAGCGGGAATCCAGATTCCACGATTCTGCGACCACCCGCTCCTGCAGCCGGTAGGCGCATGCCGCCAGTGCCTGGTGGAAATCGAAGGTCAGCGTAAGCCGATGGCGTCGTGCACCACCGCTGCCGCCGATGACATGGTGGTACACACCCAGCACACATCAGCCGCCGCGGCCTCCGCGCAGGAGGGCGTGATGGAGTTGCTGCTGATCAACCACCCACTCGACTGCCCAGTCTGCGACAAGGGTGGCGAATGCCCGTTGCAAAACCAAGCGATGTCGAACGGCCAGGCCGAATCCCGCTTCCTCGGCACCAAACGAACATTCGCGAAACCGGTTCCCATCTCGTCTCAGGTGCTGTTGGACCGGGAGAGATGTGTGCTGTGCGCGCGCTGCACCCGCTTTTCCGACCAGATCGCCGGCGACCCTTTCATCGAGCTGCTGGAGCGCGGCGCCAATCAACAAGTGGGGATCTATAGCGAAGAGCCTTTCACGTCATATTTCTCGGGCAACACAGTCCAGATTTGCCCGGTCGGCGCCTTGACTGGCACTTCTTACCGATTCAGAGCGCGCCCATTCGATCTGATATCCAGCCGCACAGTGTGCGAACACTGCGCGTCGGGGTGTGACCAACGCACCGATCACCGTCGCGGAAAAGTGTTGCGCCGCTTAGCCGGCGATGACCCTGAGGTCAACGAGGAGTGGAATTGCGACAAAGGCCGCTGGGCCTTCTCCTACGTCAATCAGCCCGACCGGATCACGACCCCACTGATCCGTGGATCCGATGGCGTGTTGCAGCCGGCGTCGTGGTCGCAGGCGTTCAGCGTTGCCGCCGCCGGACTCCGCGACGGGCACAGCCGAACCGGAGTACTGCTCGGTGGACGGCTCACCTACGAAGACGCGTACGCATACGCGAAGTTCACGCGACTTGCCCTGGATAGCAACGATATTGACTTTCGTGCTCGCCCGCACTCTGCCGAGGAGGCCGACTTCTTGGCTGCGCGCATCGCGGGCCGGTCGATGACAGTGACCTACAACGACCTCGAGGCGGCACCGGTCGTTGTGCTGGTGGGGTTTGAGCCCGAAGAGGAGTCGCCGATCGTCTTCCTCCGGTTGCGGAAAGCCGCCCGAACCCGAGGGTTGCCGGTGTTCTCGATCGGACCGTTCACCACCCGCGGGCTGACCAAGATGGCGGGCACCCTGGTACGGGCGGCACCGGGCGACGAGCCCTTCCGACTCGACGAACTACATCGCGGGCACGTGAGTACGCTGCTGCGCCAACCGGGCGCGGTAATCATGGTCGGTGAGCGGCTGGCATCCGTCGCCGGCGGGCTTTCGGCGGCGGCGCGGTTGGCCGATGCCACCGGGGCGAGGCTAGCGTGGGTGCCGCGGCGCGCCGGAGAGCGAGGCGCGATCGAGGCAGGCGCCCTACCAAACATTTTGCCCGGTGGCCGCCCGACTTCCCGACCCGGCCGCGACACCTCCGCGATCCTGGCCGACGCGTTCGGTGGCGCCTTGCACGCACTCGTGGTCGGCGGGGTCGAAATCACCGATCTTCCCGATCCGGTCACAGCCCAACACGCCCTGTCGAGGGTGCAGTTCCTTGTCAGCCTAGAACTGCGCCGAAGCGACGTGACAGAGCACGCCGACGTCGTCTTTCCGGTGGCCCCGGTCACCGAAAAGTCCGGCACGTTCATCAATTGGGAAGGGCGCGAGCGGATTTTCGAGGCCGCGCTGACGGGTTCAGATGCCCTTACCGATCTGCAGATACTCAACACGATCGCGACCGAAATGGGGTGTGGGCTCGGCCTCCCAGACGCAGCCGCCGCCCGCGACGAACTCCGCAGCCTTGGCCCCTGGACAGGCCAGCGCCGCAACGAATCCCCGACACCACCAGCCGAGCCGCCGACCCTCGTCAGGGGGCAAGCGATTCTTGCTGGGTGGCGGATGCTGCTCGACAACGGACGGTTACAAGACGGAGAACCCCACCTAGCCGGGACGGCGCGACCCGCCGTGGTGCGACTTTCGGCCACGACTGCGGCGGAGATCGGTGTGGCAGAAGGTGATCCGGTCACTGTCAGGACTGACCTCGGCGCAATTACGTTGCCGCTCAATATTTCCGACCTGCCATACCGAGTTGTGTGGCTGCCGATCAATTCCGGCCCATGCAGCGTGCACGACAGCCTCGGTGTCTGCAGCGGCGCCGTGGTGGCGATCAGAGCCTCGCGATGA
- the nuoF gene encoding NADH-quinone oxidoreductase subunit NuoF, translated as MALSPVLTRYWDHPTSWTLDVYRKHGGYQALQKALAMNPDEVIQAVKSSGLRGRGGAGFPTGVKWSFIPQGDTGAGAKPHYLVVNADESEPGTCKDVPLMMATPHVLIEGTIIGAYAIRAQHAFIYIRGEVVAALRRLQTAVSEAYAAGLLGSNIMGSGYRLDVVVHAGAGAYICGEETALLDSLEGRRGQPRLRPPFPAEAGLYGCPTVVNNVESLASVPSIILNGTDWFRSMGSEDSPGFTLYSLSGHINRPGQYEAPLGTTLRELLEYAGGVRGNHRLKFWTPGGSSTPILTAEHLDVPLDYEGVGAAGSMLGTKALQIFDETTCVVRAARRWTQFYAHESCGKCTPCREGTYWLTQIYEQLETGSATPDDLQRLLDVANNMNGKSFCALGDGAASSILSSLQHFPEEYEAHMSTRGCPFDPHDSMLQTPELAVRP; from the coding sequence ATGGCGCTTTCCCCGGTACTGACCCGCTACTGGGATCACCCGACATCGTGGACGCTCGACGTCTACCGCAAGCACGGTGGCTACCAGGCGCTACAGAAGGCGCTGGCCATGAACCCCGACGAGGTCATCCAGGCAGTGAAGAGCTCTGGCCTGCGCGGCCGCGGCGGTGCGGGCTTTCCAACTGGCGTGAAATGGTCGTTCATCCCACAAGGTGACACCGGCGCGGGAGCCAAACCGCACTACCTTGTCGTCAACGCCGACGAGTCCGAACCCGGTACGTGCAAAGACGTTCCGTTGATGATGGCGACGCCACACGTCCTGATCGAAGGCACCATCATTGGTGCCTATGCAATCCGGGCACAGCACGCGTTCATCTATATCCGCGGCGAAGTGGTTGCGGCGCTGCGGCGGCTGCAAACTGCGGTGTCTGAGGCCTATGCCGCAGGCTTGCTCGGTTCGAACATCATGGGCTCCGGCTACCGGCTCGACGTCGTGGTCCATGCGGGCGCGGGTGCTTACATCTGTGGCGAGGAAACCGCATTGCTGGATTCGCTGGAAGGTCGCCGCGGCCAGCCGCGCCTGCGGCCGCCATTCCCCGCCGAAGCCGGGTTGTACGGGTGTCCAACTGTGGTCAATAACGTCGAGTCGCTGGCATCGGTCCCGTCGATCATTCTCAACGGCACCGATTGGTTCCGGTCGATGGGTAGCGAAGACTCCCCCGGATTCACCTTGTATTCCCTGTCGGGACACATCAATCGTCCCGGCCAGTACGAGGCCCCATTGGGGACGACACTGCGCGAACTGCTCGAGTACGCCGGCGGTGTACGCGGCAATCATCGACTGAAGTTCTGGACGCCGGGCGGCTCATCCACGCCAATCCTGACCGCAGAACATCTTGACGTCCCCCTTGACTACGAGGGAGTGGGCGCTGCCGGATCGATGTTGGGCACCAAGGCACTACAGATCTTTGACGAGACGACCTGCGTGGTCCGCGCGGCACGGCGCTGGACACAGTTCTACGCCCACGAATCGTGCGGCAAGTGCACTCCGTGCCGGGAGGGCACGTACTGGCTAACCCAGATTTATGAGCAGCTGGAGACGGGTTCGGCAACTCCCGATGATCTCCAGCGACTGTTGGATGTCGCGAACAACATGAATGGAAAGTCGTTCTGCGCATTAGGAGATGGGGCGGCGAGTTCGATCCTCTCGTCCCTGCAACATTTCCCGGAAGAGTACGAGGCGCACATGTCCACCCGCGGGTGCCCATTCGACCCGCACGACTCGATGCTGCAGACCCCCGAACTGGCGGTCCGGCCTTGA